The following nucleotide sequence is from Hippoglossus stenolepis isolate QCI-W04-F060 chromosome 18, HSTE1.2, whole genome shotgun sequence.
aaaaaacagaaagtgaagcacGGTTCAGTGCTGAGTATCGTGCAACTTCTCCGACATCATACTGACCCAGAATATATTTGGATCCCAGTTGTCTGAGATTCTTGAACTGGAAATAGATGTAAACGATGGCCATGCAGCGGGTAATAGTCAGGATGGTTATGTCGCTGCTTTGGATTTTCTGCAagagaacagacacagaaaagtCGTCAGGTGggtgcacagacacaaagtgaGCAATATTACAGCACCCTGACTTCAAGGTGAGACGACCTGCCACACCCGCACATGCACCAACTCACACCACAACCCACCTCTTCGACTTTGGGGCACTCATTCCAGGTGCACATCTGGCTGCTGGCTGCCAGGGTGTTCATAGACACCAGGCAGACAGTGAGAGCCAGGGTGCCCACTATAACCTCCCACGGGTGGGAGGCCACCAGCAGGCCGTGGAGCCTAAAGAGACGAGCCAACATGGTCCCGGGGTGTCACCTTCACCTCACAGCTTCACCTGTGGCAGAGAGGGGAGGACGCCAACAGTCAATCCAGCTGATCTGAGACCGGGTGACAGGAGATGCTAGAAACGAAGGCTTCTGTATTTTAggtgatgattaaaaaaataaaataaaataaaataacgaCAGTCAGATGTTTAGCTGACAGTTGTTACCACCACTATTCTCAGTGACAGCTATCTACTGTCAAACATGCACTGTCATTTATAATCCGCAGATTATAGTTAGCACTAGCATTGGTTAGCATCGGCTACATTCGCCCCGGCACAAGGTCAGACCTCCCCCACAGCGTCCCCACACTTTACTTACGCAACAGACTGAGTTCACGTACTTGTAAAGATAAGTTTCACAGACGTCAGCGGGTCTTCTCCGTCATATCAGTGCCCCTCGCCCATAAACCGCTTTGCTAGCTGGCTGATTCTTGCTGTTGTAACCAAACCAACATGGCGATGCGGAAATCCTTACGTCATGATTACGTCTTACGTCAGGGGTGGGGTTTGAAGGGTGACGCATGAGCGATGTCCGTGGTGAACAGAGTcaatttttaaatattgttgaATAATCATGAAaactaataagaataataatagtAACTATAATAAGAATATAATAATAGTATTGGGATCACTGTAGAGCCAGAAAGACTTAATTCACCTTTTCCAACATCACTCTGCCAAACTCTTTGCtagggttattattattattattattattattattattattattattattattattattagtagtagtagtagtagtagtagtattattataGGTCGAGGTCCTGCATTtggggatttattttttcatgaaaaAACTTGACACGTTCAATGTTTATAATTTAACACATCCTTTGAGAttcaaaatatgtaaaatacagTTAAATCTCATTCTAAAGGACATGTAATTTCTAATGTACCTTGGGATGTTTAGCAAGCACTAAGTGATGACATAGTGACAACAGAGGgccatttgttttcctttcgTGCTAAGTGGTGCAACCATGTCACTTTAGTAATCATTTACAAACTAGAAAACAGGAACTCAGAAGtttgaaactctctctctctctctctctctctctctctctctctctctctctcacacacacacacacaggtcactgTACATTGAAAACTGTGGTGGCTATTTTTAGATAGGTTTattgacaaaaaatatattttatgcaatatatttgtacatttatttaatttcacttgTACATGTATGCATGGTGTATAAGGGTATATTTCAGAAAGCACagaatgtatgtatgtatgtatgtgtgtatgtgtgtgtgtatgtatgtatgtatgtgtgtgtgtatgtgtgtatgtatgtatgtgtgtatgtatgtatgtgtgtatgtatgtatgtatgtatgtatgtatgtatgtatgtatgtatgtatgtatgtatgtatgtatgtatgaataAGTTCGCAGTGCTAGTCGGTGCGTggcaaatatacaaatatatattcatgattattattattaataaataattattcataatagatgttattattattattattattatatgacgGCTTGGTTGATTTTTCTATTGTGATGCCTTCTTTAAAAATTGTGAAAACTCTCAAACTCTCAAGTGTGAGAAGGTGCCCACCCCAAATTTGTAAGTGCCAGCCCCAATCCGAGCAGTCTAGATCCGGCCCTGCTCCGGCGCCTCCATCACACTTTGTTATTTAAAGTCGACGTGTGTTAAAAACTATTTGAGTTCTCGTCTCAAAAGCTCTCTTAATGCCTCGCTCTCTTAAAGACACACCATCCGAGGGTGGTcgcagtgtgaacacacacgAAGTTAAAGTGTGTTTCGTGGATGGACATTCCTTGGTGATGATTGTCCCACTTGTAAATCTTGCTCTGCAGGATGAGAAAACCAGTTAAACTCTCTGAAATCCCCCTGAGCGCCTCCGCTTTTActttaacttctctctctcttattgtGGTAACTTCACAGGACTCGAAAATCCGCTATTTACCTTTATtcacttttacatttcacaacGATTCACTGTGGGTTATTATCGAACCGGCGCAGacctgagaaaaacaaatatattatcTGTCATATTAGAGCAGAGAGCAGTTTCTCgagcccctccctcctctttccgGATTATTCTGTCCTCCTCTCAAGACACACCGACACAACACGAGTTGAGATTAACAGCGTGTTTTTTCCTTTCTGGACATCTTTATACTCTGGATTTCcatgtgctgttggaatgtgGATGGATTAAAGGAGAGATGTGTTTAGAAATGATGCAGATGTAGCCGCAGTCGTGCGTAAAAGTGGGACGGCACCTCGGACAAATGTCCACATCTAGTGTTCCTTCTGACATCGGTAAGTTGCTGATCATCACATTGCTTTTTAGAAGGTTACTGGAGCGATCCGCTCTGACTGCATCCTGCTTTTTGCTTTTCACTTTTAGAGTGCAACTTCATGAAACGGTTTGTAAAGCGCTCTGTGGGCCGGCACAAGCGTGTGTATCAAGGTGAGTGCGTTCGCCCCGTAGAGTCACATCCACAatcctctgcctctgctccctaacatcatgttttctcttttatcacAGAATGAGAAGAAAATGTGCAAATCTCAAAAAATGGAAGATCCTGTCTTCACCTCTGTCACTGCTGATTGTGTATATCCTGCTGTTGGTCAAAGTAAAGTACAGCTTCATCCCTGAACCTTCAACTTCCCCGAAAGTTTTGGATGATGTGCAGACACATCACAAGTACAATATCAGCTGCCCGGCTATATATGACATGGACCCGGTGGAGGTGGGTAAATCTCTGAGCATTCGATGGAAAGAAGTTGTGGAGGATAAGGATGAAGGTCTTTTTAACCTCACCTCAAACTGCCCATTATTCATCAAGTCCAGAGGTTATGACAAGGTGTGTgtctcagaggaggagagagacttCCCTCTCGCTTATTCCCTGGTCGTGCATAAATCTGCATGGATGGTGGAGAGACTCATCAAAGCTCTGTACTCACCGGGTAACATCTTCTGTATTCACTACGACCAGAAGTCGTCACCTCAGTTCATCTCTGCCATAGAGGGTCTGGTAAGCTGTTTGCCCAACGTCTTCATTGCCTCCAAGCGGGAGTCGGTCTATTACGCAAGCATCACTCGATTGCAAGCTGATCTCAACTGTCTGTCTGACCTTTTGACGTCAGAGGTCAAGTGGAGGTATGTCATCAACCTCTGTGGCCAAGATTTTCCCCTCAAGTTCAATAGCGAGCTGGTGTCGGAATTAAAGAAGTTGAAGGGGGCTAATATGCTGGAGACGAGCCGACCCACTAACTATAAGGAAATGAGGTACTCTTTTCATTACGAGCTGAAAGATATCCCACATGAATATCAAAAACTGCCTATGAAGACCGAGCTGAAAAAGCCTCCACCCCCTCACGGCATCGAGATGTTTATTGGCAATGCCTATTTTGTCTTGTCACGGGACTTTGTTGTGCATATGAACTCCTCAGAGGTGGTGAAGGATTTTTTAGTCTGGTCAGAGGACACTTACTCCCCAGATGAACACTTCTGGGCCACGCTTGTGCGACTGCCAGGGGTCCCCGGGGAGGTGCCCCGATCTGAGCCTGATATCACTGACCTGATGAGTAAGACCCGGCTGGTGAAGTGGAGTTACTTGGAGGAACACCTGTACCCACCTTGCTCCGGCGTACACGTCCGCAGTATCTGCATTTTCGGTGCTGCGGAGATGCGTTGGCTGCTTAACTATGGCCACTTGTTCGCAAATAAGTTTGACCCCAAAGTGGACCCAATTATCATTCAGTGCCttgaggagaagctggaggaaaGACAAAAGTTATTACAGTCAGCGGCATCCCCAACCTGTAATAAGGTTTCACCAAAGTTACAACAATCAACAGAGAATTAATCTGCAACAACTTTAATAGACCATTAATgattgaagtaaaaaaaagaaatgccaaaattcagcttttcttttttcagtctttgaagataaaatattgatttttttttacataattaaaatgaaaagtatcAGGGGGTGATGCATACCCTGTGTATATACCCCAGTCAGGAAATACTAACTTTTCTTATATTGAAATAATGTCATATCAATATCTCATGATGCCATTTATACTGTaagatgaaatgattggttaatctaaATAACTAAATAGCTCTTACTGGTAGCAAAAGTTTATGCATTAATAACTATATGACataattttctgacttcattggaatgtcatgatgatgtcattcctACCATATGATCATGATTACATCAGTTTGACCTGAGGAAGTTTTAGGTCGTGTCTATAGTCTTATATGGTGCAGGGATACAtggaaaaaagcattttctaACTGAATAACATGAGGTTATTTTCTTACCGTATAGGGATTTCTTCACGACGTCACTTGTCATATGATATCATAAGACCGGGGGTGATTATCTAAACAAGataagttttattatttgtagGGATATCATGGAAAACCTTTATTTCAGACCTTATCTTTGGAGACCTTGACCTTGGCTAATGAGCTCAGCATATCTTCTGAGGGGTGAGAGAGGTGAAAGCAATACCCTGCTTGCATGGATATCCGCCGGTGCACAGTGTAATAATCATTGCAGCTCTTGGTCAGTAATACTTGGTAGCAGCACTGTGTTCATTTGAGAAGCTTCAATCAGCTTCAAAGGCTTCAAAGGCTCAGATTTTCCTACGATGAATACCTGTCACCTCGAAGGATCAGTGCACCCAATTTGCTGAAAGGCACTATTTTACTTTGTTGTGGTGTTTATCCATGCAAACAGTTTTGGTTTTATATGTCCAGGgtttgagatgtttgttttctccaccAGGTCAATAGAATTAAAAACGGAATTCAAATTGAACTAAAATAATCAAGAAAAGCAGGTATTTTTATACAGGTAGGGGGATGAatgataatcataataataataatgtaattataaCGTAACATTTGAGACCTAACATGCCCCAGCTTGGTTCCAATTCTTCTGACATACATGGAAAGATTTTAGTTACATAAGAGTTTCTCAATGTATCAGTTGTTTTGAGGTAGCCTCAAAATACAGAATcctctgaaaataaaatgtttataataataaatgaattgcCATTGTTTCTGTACTTGCACAACATGTAAATGAAGGATTATGCTTAACTTAACTGTGGTTTTGTACTGTCCCTCAACAAGAAATGAAATGCTGTGtgacttgtgtgtctgtgttggttgATTGAGATTGATAGGAAACAGATGTGGGGACCTCTTGATCTGTGCCCTTAAAGTATACAGAGAAACGGGTTTGAGCAATCTTCCAACGTCATCTGACTCAGATAAAAGATCCAAGAGATACACTATCATCATCATACTGTACGGAGAAGCTCaaatattaaagtaaagtaacatTAAGCGAAACACGTTTTTGAGTAAAATGGGAGTGTATACGGTAACTTTTCATATCAAACCATGAAACAAGTCAAAAGCGGCCATGAAGTtaacacttttttaaattacatcacAACATGCAAACCTGCTCGTTCCACAGATGCCTATTTGATAAAAACAGGTCAAACTCTGAGCATTATCAGCCTCTcagtatattttctttctgaggGATTGTCTTGTTTAGGGTTCCTGTGGCCAGTAGAAGATCCGAAGGAGCACTTGAAATGTCTCACAAGTAAGTAAATTCTTTACATGTTATGCTATATAGCTTGTAGTCAAAGCACACGATTAAATTTATGAGGTGACTCTCTACTACATCtagtaaaataatgaaaaatgataaaataagaataCACGAAACATAACTTTAATAAAGCCATTATAGGTTTACTGTGAGTGTCACAGACAATAATTGAATCCCCTTAAATCAAACTGTACTTTGGCCCCCATAAAGGCTTGGAGAGGCCATGCATGAATAAGCATTTGGATGAACTTTTCAGTCCATGTGATGCAAATGGGAGAAAGTGAAGGGACTGAAATATCTGTGTAAGGAAACTTAATTTCAGTGTATTATTATGATGACGTGATCATAACGTGAACTTGTTCGCCGAGGCCAACAATGAAGAAGTATCATGCTGaattacacatttattacaGAACTAGATGGGAAATAGATCTGGCTGCTAACAGGAAGTGTTTCATCACAAACTTCCCTGTCTGCAAAGATAAAAGTCTAACTTTTGAAATCTAACTTCCTTAATAATCAGCACACACTAATGGGGGGGTATTTGGAGAGGATAAAAGCTGATGGTCAGGGCGGAACGACACAATGTTTCCAAACAAGTAAGTGGAGCACAAACAGTCACTGAAACACACCACGGGACAGGAAACGGTGATTTAAAGATTAACAAGCTGAAGAGGATAATTcaagaacacagacattaaaaGTAGCTgctacatatactgtatatcctgTATGTTCTCGAGTATGTTGGACAGTGCTGGTTTGTGTCCCCTGATGATCATAGATTATGAGTAAATCGATCCATACTGAAACTATCAGCTTACACACGCGGGGTGTTTGTTGACATCACGGTATCACATTCATAGCATCATTAACTTCAgtgctctgtctctcctcaaCGCTGCTGCAGTTTAGTTACAGCACAAAGGGAACTATTCAGACAGAGTCAAGAGGGTTTATTAGGTTccattaaattattaatgtcAGGGGACGTTCtggtttgtgtatgtgttagtGAATGATGATCGGGCATGAGAACACTACACCTGTGTGCACCAGTAAAAGTGTGAGGACAGGTGTtgtagcaataaaacaatatagtGCAATATAATTTTCGTCAAAAGCAATTACAAAAGCATTATATATCGATATAGCGCTGTAACACATAACTGATCTACTTCAGAttgataaaatgttttgctgtctgTAACGAAAAGTTAAAAACCACagccttcactcaggagcaaaaatcagtctttaaatgttaaagaaatgaatCAAAAAGACATTTGCTGTGATTGTTATTGAAATCTTACGGATATTTTTATCTCAATATTATTTTTGGCCATACCAGAGGATGTTCGCACAATTGAGTCGGGACCTTTTTTTGTTCACACATGaaaaaggcagcaggagattctccgctcagacgcattcacagAGCACAGTAATCTCCGgagcattcaggcgaggggggggAGCAGGCACAGGCAGGACGTAACCTATTTATTCTGCTCagggagatcacatgtttttgtttacagcacatcaacacaggcCTTGGCCCTCATCACCGAAAAGCTCCTTTGACACCATAGTCGGTGGTTTTCACCAGTTTTCCATCCgcagatatttgtattatttttacgTCTGCTTTgtgttagaaacttcatcaacacacCAACTTTGAATCCTTTGGAGGATATCCTGCTGTGTgttcacatcagctcctctggactttctgctgactttttcCGGCCGGTCCGTAAAtaaaaagtctgcagaaagtctagaggctctcactcggacatttgcgttcacacacacagcccctccggagtaagtctggaggatctctggagttcattacatgcctgaaagcagcttatgttggCAGCAAAGTGT
It contains:
- the LOC118098222 gene encoding beta-1,3-galactosyl-O-glycosyl-glycoprotein beta-1,6-N-acetylglucosaminyltransferase 4-like, which encodes MRRKCANLKKWKILSSPLSLLIVYILLLVKVKYSFIPEPSTSPKVLDDVQTHHKYNISCPAIYDMDPVEVGKSLSIRWKEVVEDKDEGLFNLTSNCPLFIKSRGYDKVCVSEEERDFPLAYSLVVHKSAWMVERLIKALYSPGNIFCIHYDQKSSPQFISAIEGLVSCLPNVFIASKRESVYYASITRLQADLNCLSDLLTSEVKWRYVINLCGQDFPLKFNSELVSELKKLKGANMLETSRPTNYKEMRYSFHYELKDIPHEYQKLPMKTELKKPPPPHGIEMFIGNAYFVLSRDFVVHMNSSEVVKDFLVWSEDTYSPDEHFWATLVRLPGVPGEVPRSEPDITDLMSKTRLVKWSYLEEHLYPPCSGVHVRSICIFGAAEMRWLLNYGHLFANKFDPKVDPIIIQCLEEKLEERQKLLQSAASPTCNKVSPKLQQSTEN